One Anastrepha obliqua isolate idAnaObli1 chromosome 6, idAnaObli1_1.0, whole genome shotgun sequence DNA window includes the following coding sequences:
- the LOC129249845 gene encoding uncharacterized protein LOC129249845 translates to MTGKHTDASTARTDKKPNMRTDLQDKQTDRQEEVTDALKKQSDNWTRRTSKDEPRMTGSPSEDELLASSQETVEGKAVGHSTPTTINEPTTSAEAMGQKRGNKGPSRYKLYQRSLAILGRIRKNETEGKVHPKDETDKARCQKVVDEYLAFQPANRTDAKKRNRSHDETGKVTKKHKISDQGAVASKPIKRFSEVARDHLQMALVDETSNRGKPVLDKWSEIEARLSRIVVDHVMANPEGQTPGFDSVEVVRGYRVIKCDDQFSLHFLTNVIGKIQNSWEGLRLKLIPASEIPRRPRARIWVANMEFDANQLIPYLQAHNRSVPMTDWSIIKAEAPQRHSRSFLLLITEESLEPLEKVGNKLQFGIRKTQLKIFRSANPEEEQDEVDSANELLTGMQLDDTESEKGNQ, encoded by the coding sequence ATGACGGGGAAACATACCGACGCATCGACAGCACGGACTGATAAAAAACCTAACATGCGGACAGACCTACAGGACAAGCAAACAGACAGACAGGAGGAAGTGACGGACGCACTCAAAAAACAGTCAGACAATTGGACAAGACGTACGAGCAAGGACGAACCGAGGATGACGGGGTCACCCTCAGAGGATGAGCTCTTGGCCTCCAGCCAAGAAACAGTTGAgggcaaagctgtgggccacagtaCGCCAACAACTATAAATGAACCAACAACATCCGCTGAAGCCATGGGGCAAAAGCGTGGTAATAAAGGTCCCTCGAGGTATAAActttaccagaggtctctcgctatCCTTGGCAGGATTCGGAAAAACGAGACCGAAGGTAAAGTTCATCCCAAAGATGAGACCGACAAGGCAAGATGTCAAAAGGTGGTTGATGAATACTTGGCATTCCAACCCGCCAACAGGACAGATGCCAAAAAACGAAACCGCTCGCATGACGAAACTGGGAAGGTAACAAAGAAGCACAAGATATCGGATCAGGGTGCAGTTGCCTCCAAACCTATCAAGCGATTTAGTGAGGTGGCACGGGACCATCTCCAAATGGCATTGGTAGACGAAACCTCTAACCGCGGAAAACCAGTGCTTGACAAATGGTCAGAGATTGAGGCACGGTTGTCTCGCATAGTCGTTGACCATGTCATGGCGAACCCGGAGGGCCAAACACCAGGTTTCGACTCGGTGGAGGTAGTCCGCGGTTACCGAGTCATTAAATGCGATGACCAATTCTCATTGCATTTCTTGACAAACGTGATTGGTAAAATCCAGAACAGCTGGGAAGGCTTGAGACTCAAGCTAATTCCGGCTAGCGAGATTCCACGaaggccgagggctcgcatctgggTAGCAAACATGGAGTTTGATGCCAATCAACTAATCCCCTACCTTCAGGCGCATAATCGCTCGGTGCCGATGACCGATTGgtcgatcatcaaagcggaggctccgcaaaggCACAGCAGGTCATTCCTCCTTCTAATTACAGAAGAGAGTCTGGAACCACTGGAGAAAGTGGGAAACAAACTTCAGTTTGGGATCAGGAAGACccagctgaagatattccgttctGCAAACCCGGAAGAGGAGCAGGATGAGGTCGATAGTGCCAACGAACTGCTAACTGGCATGCAGCTAGATGACACCGAGTCCGAAAAAGGAAACCAATAA